A part of Coleofasciculus sp. FACHB-1120 genomic DNA contains:
- a CDS encoding protochlorophyllide reductase: protein MESHRKPTVVITGASSGVGLYGAKALAKKGWHVVMACRDLEKGKKAAETVEIPQDSYTLMQIDLASLESVRQFVNNFRASGKSLDALVCNAAVYLPLLKEPMRSAEGYELSVATNHLGHFLLCNLMLEDLKKSSYPDRRLVILGTVTANPKELGGKIPIPAPPDLGNLQGFEAGFKEPIAMINGKKFKPGKAYKDSKLCNVLTMRELHRRYHSSTGITFNSFYPGCVADTPLFRNHYPLFRKIFPLFQKNITGGYVSQELAGERVAAIVADPEYKESGMYWSWGNRQKPGRQSFVQEVSDEASDDNKAQKLWDLSAKLVGVG, encoded by the coding sequence CAGGGGTTGGTTTGTACGGTGCAAAAGCGCTTGCCAAAAAGGGATGGCACGTAGTGATGGCTTGTCGGGATTTGGAGAAGGGGAAAAAAGCTGCCGAAACAGTGGAAATCCCCCAAGACAGCTATACCCTCATGCAGATCGACCTAGCCTCTTTGGAGAGCGTTCGCCAGTTCGTGAATAACTTCAGAGCTAGCGGCAAGTCCTTGGACGCTTTGGTGTGCAACGCCGCAGTTTATCTACCTTTATTAAAAGAACCTATGCGGAGCGCAGAAGGTTATGAACTGAGCGTGGCGACAAATCACCTCGGTCATTTCCTGCTGTGCAACCTGATGCTGGAGGATTTGAAAAAGTCCTCTTATCCAGATCGCAGACTTGTGATTTTGGGAACTGTGACGGCAAATCCGAAGGAGTTGGGAGGTAAGATTCCGATTCCAGCGCCTCCAGATTTAGGCAATCTCCAAGGCTTTGAAGCAGGTTTCAAAGAACCGATTGCGATGATTAACGGCAAGAAATTTAAACCCGGCAAAGCTTACAAAGATAGCAAACTGTGCAATGTTTTAACCATGCGGGAACTGCATCGACGCTATCACTCTTCCACAGGCATCACCTTTAACTCCTTTTATCCGGGATGCGTTGCAGATACGCCCCTATTCCGCAACCACTATCCTCTGTTTCGGAAAATCTTCCCGCTGTTCCAAAAGAACATCACCGGGGGATACGTGTCTCAGGAGTTGGCAGGGGAAAGGGTTGCAGCGATTGTTGCCGATCCTGAATACAAGGAATCTGGGATGTATTGGAGTTGGGGAAATCGCCAGAAACCCGGTCGTCAGTCTTTTGTGCAAGAGGTTTCTGACGAAGCCAGCGATGATAACAAAGCTCAAAAGCTGTGGGATTTGAGCGCTAAGTTAGTTGGAGTAGGGTAA